One stretch of Microbacterium faecale DNA includes these proteins:
- a CDS encoding ArsR/SmtB family transcription factor — MADIFDVIADGTRREILRVLQRRDQDSDGGTSVSQLVAELTVSQPTVSKHLKVLREAGLVTVREEGQHRFYSIDPVPLEEVDDWLMPFFVDEGELATQAAQSIYAPLPEPATRFAESLGRTAAVVQTALKRLGA, encoded by the coding sequence ATGGCCGACATCTTCGACGTGATAGCCGACGGGACCCGGCGCGAGATCCTGCGCGTTCTGCAGCGTCGCGATCAGGATTCGGACGGCGGTACGAGCGTCTCGCAGCTCGTCGCTGAGCTCACCGTCAGTCAGCCCACGGTGTCGAAGCACCTCAAGGTGCTGCGCGAGGCGGGGCTCGTCACGGTGCGAGAAGAGGGCCAGCACCGGTTCTACAGCATCGACCCCGTTCCTCTCGAGGAGGTCGACGACTGGCTCATGCCGTTCTTCGTCGACGAGGGAGAGCTCGCGACGCAGGCCGCTCAGTCGATCTACGCGCCGTTGCCAGAGCCGGCCACACGCTTCGCCGAGTCGCTCGGTCGCACGGCCGC
- a CDS encoding TrkH family potassium uptake protein, with protein sequence MSGRQHARGDAWPQRVARRLGQWFRAFTTHSPSRFAIVVFASLVLVTTALLSLPIASADRTVTPLADAVFTAVSAVCVTGLTSVDMTSHWSHFGEAVIYGAVNVGGMGALTLASMLGLIISKRMGLRAKLIAAGDTNPLRAHGGAVNESQTVRLGEVGLLLRTVALSTVIIEVVVGLLIYPSMLQKFGWAAALWEAPMYAAMAFTNTGFTLNEGGIGIFADDYFFMTVIMITAFIGSVGFPVLFALSRHLVTPGRAALLRPSTWSLHVKLTLITSGLLLVGGAVSFLALEYDNPHTFGQLDVTDTIFQSFFLSTMTRSGGMTFIDPGELYGSGMVVGSMLMFVGGGSASTAGGIKVTTLAVLALAVWSEARGRQSVQAFGRRIPSDVQRVAVAVLAWGATICAVATIVIAQITHAPIAEVLFDVISAFGTVGLSTGLTEALPDHALYVMGITIFMGRVGTVTLAAAVAATSRTQHYALPVERPIVG encoded by the coding sequence ATGTCCGGCAGGCAGCATGCCCGCGGTGATGCCTGGCCGCAGCGCGTCGCGCGGCGGCTCGGGCAGTGGTTTCGCGCGTTCACGACGCACTCGCCGTCGCGCTTCGCGATCGTCGTCTTCGCCAGCCTCGTCCTCGTGACGACGGCGCTGCTCTCCCTGCCCATCGCATCGGCCGACCGCACGGTCACGCCGCTCGCTGACGCCGTCTTCACCGCGGTCTCGGCCGTGTGCGTGACGGGCCTGACGAGCGTCGACATGACGAGCCACTGGTCGCACTTCGGCGAGGCGGTCATCTACGGCGCGGTCAACGTCGGGGGGATGGGTGCGCTCACGCTCGCCTCCATGCTCGGATTGATCATCTCGAAGCGCATGGGGCTACGCGCGAAGCTCATCGCCGCTGGCGACACGAATCCGCTGCGCGCGCACGGCGGCGCGGTGAACGAATCGCAGACGGTCCGCCTCGGCGAGGTCGGATTGCTGCTGCGCACGGTGGCGCTGTCGACCGTGATCATCGAGGTCGTCGTCGGGCTCCTGATCTATCCGTCGATGCTACAGAAGTTCGGCTGGGCCGCGGCCCTGTGGGAAGCACCGATGTACGCCGCGATGGCGTTCACCAATACGGGCTTCACCCTCAACGAGGGGGGCATCGGCATCTTCGCCGACGACTACTTCTTCATGACGGTCATCATGATCACCGCGTTCATCGGCAGCGTCGGTTTCCCCGTGCTGTTCGCCCTGTCCCGCCACCTTGTGACGCCCGGCAGGGCGGCACTCCTGAGGCCGTCGACCTGGTCGCTCCACGTGAAGCTCACGCTGATCACCTCCGGGCTGCTGCTCGTCGGCGGCGCGGTCTCGTTCCTCGCGCTCGAGTACGACAATCCGCACACGTTCGGCCAGCTCGACGTCACCGACACGATTTTCCAATCGTTCTTCCTGTCGACGATGACGCGCTCGGGCGGCATGACGTTCATCGATCCGGGCGAGCTGTACGGATCCGGGATGGTCGTCGGCTCGATGCTGATGTTCGTCGGGGGCGGATCCGCGTCGACTGCAGGCGGGATCAAGGTCACGACGCTCGCGGTCCTCGCGCTCGCGGTGTGGTCAGAGGCGCGCGGACGCCAGTCGGTGCAGGCGTTCGGACGGCGCATCCCCTCGGACGTGCAGCGCGTCGCGGTCGCCGTCCTCGCCTGGGGCGCGACGATCTGCGCGGTCGCGACGATCGTCATCGCGCAGATCACGCACGCGCCGATCGCCGAGGTGCTGTTCGACGTCATCTCGGCGTTCGGAACGGTCGGCCTGTCGACCGGGCTGACCGAGGCGCTTCCGGATCACGCGCTCTACGTGATGGGGATCACCATCTTCATGGGGCGCGTTGGTACAGTCACTCTGGCCGCGGCGGTTGCCGCGACCTCCCGAACGCAGCATTACGCACTGCCTGTCGAAAGGCCGATCGTTGGTTGA
- a CDS encoding potassium channel family protein, translated as MVERIHGDSPVLVIGLGRYGAACAGELDRLDRDVLAVDADLALVQKWSERVTHAVQADARNLEALQQIGAQDFDVAVVATGSSIEASVLITANLVDLKVPQIWAKATSQSHGKILSRVGANHVIYPEREAGERVAHLVSGQMLDFIRFDDDFVLAKMFPPKFIRGVSLADSGVRTKYNVTVVGVKSPARAFHYAEPTTVVTNHDLIIVSGTNADVERFAALDR; from the coding sequence TTGGTTGAACGGATCCACGGCGACTCCCCGGTCCTGGTCATCGGTCTCGGACGATACGGTGCGGCGTGCGCGGGAGAGCTCGATCGTCTCGACCGCGACGTGCTCGCCGTCGACGCCGACCTCGCACTCGTCCAGAAATGGTCCGAACGCGTCACCCACGCGGTGCAGGCTGATGCGCGCAATCTGGAGGCGCTGCAACAGATCGGCGCGCAGGACTTCGACGTCGCAGTCGTCGCGACGGGATCGTCGATCGAAGCGTCCGTACTCATCACCGCGAACCTCGTCGACCTCAAGGTGCCGCAGATCTGGGCCAAGGCGACAAGCCAGTCCCACGGCAAGATCCTCTCCCGCGTCGGCGCGAATCACGTGATCTACCCCGAGCGCGAAGCCGGGGAGCGCGTGGCGCACCTCGTCAGCGGCCAGATGCTCGACTTCATCCGCTTCGACGACGACTTCGTGCTCGCGAAGATGTTCCCCCCGAAGTTCATCCGCGGCGTGAGCCTCGCCGACTCGGGTGTGCGGACGAAGTACAACGTGACCGTCGTCGGCGTGAAGTCACCCGCGCGCGCGTTTCACTACGCCGAGCCGACGACCGTCGTGACCAATCACGATCTCATCATCGTCTCCGGCACGAACGCCGACGTCGAGCGGTTCGCCGCGCTCGACCGCTGA
- the proC gene encoding pyrroline-5-carboxylate reductase — MAHSLPAIAFVGAGSMGGAILRGIVASGLEIDGGLTVTNRTAAKAEDLARLEGVTSIALEDTPDGNVRAVADARIVVVGVKPSMVADLLADISPHLRDDAIVVSLAAGITLAQFEERLGEVAVVRSMPNTPSTVGRGVTGIAGGTRATHEDIALVRRLFETVGTVVEVDGDDGIDAISTISGSGPAYVFLLIEKLVEAAKHRGFDDATALEIAAGTFTGATALLQADDLPPAELRRRVTSPKGTTERAVEVFEAAGLDDLFRRASDAAYARAKELAEEG; from the coding sequence ATGGCCCACAGTCTTCCCGCAATCGCGTTCGTCGGAGCCGGATCCATGGGGGGTGCGATCCTGCGCGGCATCGTCGCGAGCGGCCTCGAGATCGATGGCGGACTCACCGTCACGAACCGCACCGCGGCGAAGGCCGAGGATCTCGCGCGCCTCGAGGGCGTGACGAGCATCGCGCTCGAGGACACGCCGGACGGCAACGTCAGAGCCGTCGCCGACGCGCGGATCGTCGTCGTCGGCGTGAAGCCGTCCATGGTCGCCGACCTGCTCGCCGACATCTCGCCGCATCTGCGAGACGACGCGATCGTCGTCAGCCTCGCCGCGGGGATCACGCTCGCGCAGTTCGAAGAGCGGCTCGGCGAGGTCGCCGTCGTGCGGTCCATGCCGAATACGCCGTCCACCGTCGGTCGGGGCGTGACCGGGATCGCCGGCGGAACGCGCGCGACGCACGAGGACATCGCCCTTGTGCGACGGCTCTTCGAGACGGTGGGAACCGTGGTCGAGGTCGACGGGGACGACGGCATCGACGCGATCTCGACGATTTCCGGATCCGGGCCCGCCTACGTCTTCCTGCTGATCGAGAAGCTCGTGGAGGCGGCGAAGCACCGCGGATTCGATGACGCGACCGCGCTCGAGATTGCGGCGGGCACGTTCACCGGAGCGACGGCGCTCCTCCAGGCGGACGATCTTCCTCCCGCCGAGCTGCGTCGCCGCGTGACGAGCCCGAAGGGAACGACGGAACGCGCGGTGGAGGTGTTCGAAGCCGCGGGGCTCGACGACCTGTTCCGCCGGGCGTCCGATGCCGCCTACGCACGCGCCAAGGAACTGGCCGAAGAGGGCTGA
- a CDS encoding cation diffusion facilitator family transporter — MSAHGGGKAILAAFIANMGIAIAKFVGWLLSGSTSLLAEAVHSLADSGNQVLLYVGGRVSRREADREHPFGYGRERYVYAFVVGIILFSVGGLFSIYEGVNKLVHPHELNERWWWLPIVILVFGILLEIYSLRTAIKEANEIRERGQSWWEFIRRSRSPELPVLLLEDTGALLGLVFALTGVSLTVATGDPMYDAAGTLAIGVLLIVIAIVIGIEMKSLLVGEGATKKQLHAIIAAIETGAEPPKVIHIKTLYVGPEELMVAAKIGLAADKPLGAAARDIDEIEQRVRTAVPHARIIYLEPDVYREVSGKKPSTEAFVFPSSD; from the coding sequence ATGAGTGCACATGGGGGCGGCAAGGCCATACTCGCGGCGTTCATCGCCAACATGGGGATCGCCATCGCCAAGTTCGTCGGCTGGCTGCTGTCGGGGTCGACCTCCCTCCTCGCGGAGGCGGTTCACTCGCTGGCCGATTCGGGCAACCAGGTCCTGCTGTACGTGGGCGGCCGGGTCTCGCGACGAGAAGCCGACCGCGAGCATCCGTTCGGCTACGGACGCGAGCGTTACGTCTATGCCTTCGTGGTGGGCATCATCCTCTTCTCGGTCGGCGGCCTCTTCTCGATCTATGAGGGCGTCAACAAGCTCGTCCACCCTCACGAGTTGAACGAGCGATGGTGGTGGCTGCCCATCGTGATCCTCGTGTTCGGCATCCTGCTCGAGATCTATTCGCTGCGCACGGCCATCAAGGAGGCGAATGAGATCCGCGAGCGCGGCCAGTCGTGGTGGGAGTTCATCCGCCGTTCGCGTTCGCCCGAGCTGCCGGTGCTCCTGCTCGAAGACACCGGCGCGCTGCTCGGACTCGTCTTCGCCCTCACGGGCGTCTCGCTCACGGTCGCCACCGGGGATCCGATGTACGACGCCGCGGGCACCCTCGCGATCGGCGTCCTGCTCATCGTCATCGCGATCGTCATCGGCATCGAGATGAAGAGCCTCCTCGTCGGTGAGGGCGCCACGAAGAAACAGCTGCACGCGATCATCGCTGCGATCGAGACGGGCGCCGAGCCCCCGAAGGTCATCCACATCAAGACGCTCTACGTCGGCCCGGAAGAACTGATGGTGGCCGCGAAGATCGGCCTCGCGGCGGACAAGCCGCTGGGGGCAGCCGCGCGCGACATCGACGAGATCGAACAGCGCGTACGCACCGCCGTGCCGCACGCCCGGATCATCTATCTCGAGCCCGACGTCTACCGCGAGGTGAGCGGAAAGAAGCCGAGCACGGAAGCATTCGTCTTCCCATCGAGCGATTAG
- a CDS encoding LLM class F420-dependent oxidoreductase yields MEFCVFTEPQQGASYDTQLAFAQQAEESGFDGFFRSDHYLAMGDFFSGEPGPTDAWTTLAGLARETTSLRLGTLVSSVTYRSPGVLAIQVAQVDQMSGGRVELGLGTGWFEAEHAAYGIPFPRRRFDLLEEQLEVVTGLWGTPAGETFSYDGSHYQLTDSPALPKPVQSPLPVIVGGAGLKRTPSLAARFAAEHNIAFQPEDVVVDRWARGRAACEEIGRDPATLRQTVALTTLAGANEAEVARRASATGVALDDFRTGHTFCGSAQEIVDRAGRLIELGARRIYFQMIDMTDLDHVAFLGEEVLPQLR; encoded by the coding sequence CTGGAGTTCTGCGTCTTCACCGAGCCCCAGCAGGGCGCCTCGTACGACACCCAGCTCGCATTCGCCCAGCAGGCGGAGGAGAGCGGATTCGACGGGTTCTTCCGCTCGGACCACTACCTCGCGATGGGCGACTTCTTCAGCGGTGAGCCCGGGCCGACGGATGCGTGGACGACGCTCGCCGGTCTCGCACGCGAGACAACGTCACTGCGCCTCGGCACGCTCGTATCGAGCGTGACCTACCGCTCCCCCGGCGTGCTCGCGATCCAGGTCGCGCAGGTCGACCAGATGTCGGGCGGGCGCGTGGAGCTCGGCCTGGGCACGGGCTGGTTCGAGGCGGAGCATGCGGCCTATGGAATCCCGTTCCCGCGCCGCCGGTTCGATCTGCTCGAAGAGCAGCTCGAGGTCGTCACCGGCCTGTGGGGCACGCCGGCGGGTGAGACGTTCTCCTACGACGGATCGCACTATCAGCTCACCGACTCGCCCGCGCTGCCCAAACCGGTCCAGAGTCCGCTGCCGGTGATCGTGGGCGGCGCGGGCCTCAAGCGCACCCCGAGTCTCGCGGCGCGCTTCGCCGCCGAGCACAACATCGCGTTCCAGCCCGAGGACGTCGTCGTGGACCGCTGGGCGCGCGGCCGCGCCGCGTGCGAGGAGATTGGGCGCGACCCGGCGACGCTGCGGCAGACCGTGGCGCTGACGACACTCGCGGGCGCGAACGAGGCCGAGGTCGCCCGCCGGGCGTCCGCCACGGGCGTCGCGCTCGACGACTTCCGCACCGGGCACACGTTCTGCGGATCCGCGCAGGAGATCGTCGACCGCGCGGGCCGGCTCATCGAACTGGGCGCGAGGCGGATCTACTTCCAGATGATCGATATGACCGACCTCGATCACGTCGCATTCCTGGGCGAAGAGGTGCTGCCTCAGCTGCGCTAG
- a CDS encoding nucleoside deaminase produces MRRALVLADEAAAAGEVPVGAVVLGPDGAIIGSGRNRREETTDPSAHAEVVAMREAARTLGSWNLGECTLVVTLEPCLMCSGALLQAHIARLVFGAWDDKAGAAGSLYDVVRDRRLPVRAEVVGGVLEADARSRLETFFRSRRGE; encoded by the coding sequence ATGCGCCGAGCACTCGTGCTTGCCGATGAGGCTGCCGCGGCCGGGGAAGTGCCGGTCGGCGCGGTGGTTCTCGGCCCCGACGGCGCGATCATCGGATCCGGTCGCAACCGCCGCGAGGAGACGACCGACCCGAGCGCCCACGCGGAAGTCGTCGCGATGCGTGAGGCGGCCCGGACCCTCGGGAGCTGGAACCTCGGCGAGTGCACGCTCGTCGTCACGCTCGAGCCGTGCCTCATGTGCTCCGGCGCGCTTCTGCAGGCGCACATCGCGCGCCTGGTGTTCGGCGCGTGGGACGACAAGGCCGGCGCTGCCGGATCCCTCTACGACGTCGTGCGCGACCGCCGCCTTCCGGTCCGCGCCGAGGTGGTCGGCGGCGTACTCGAGGCCGACGCGCGATCGAGGCTCGAGACGTTCTTCCGCTCGCGGCGTGGCGAATAG
- the upp gene encoding uracil phosphoribosyltransferase produces the protein MRVHIADHPLITHKLTVLRDATTPSPMFRQLTEELMTLLAYEATRSVRVEECEVTTPVTTTTGVKIADPKPLVVPILRAGLGMLEGMTKLIPTAEVGFLGLVRDEETLKPTTYAERLPDNLAGRQCFALDPMLATGGSLAAAITYLFDRGATEVTAVCLLGTPEGVHAIESLVGDRDVTLVLGALDERLDQKGFIVPGLGDAGDRLYGTTV, from the coding sequence ATGCGCGTGCACATTGCCGACCATCCGCTCATCACTCACAAGCTGACCGTCCTTCGCGACGCGACCACTCCTTCGCCGATGTTCCGTCAGCTCACGGAGGAGCTGATGACGCTGCTCGCCTACGAGGCCACGCGCAGCGTGCGCGTCGAGGAGTGCGAGGTCACCACGCCCGTCACGACGACGACTGGCGTGAAGATCGCCGACCCGAAGCCGCTGGTGGTGCCGATCCTGCGCGCCGGGCTCGGCATGCTCGAGGGCATGACGAAGCTCATCCCGACGGCGGAGGTCGGGTTCCTCGGCCTGGTCCGTGATGAGGAGACGCTCAAGCCGACGACGTACGCGGAGCGGCTACCTGACAACCTGGCGGGGCGGCAGTGCTTCGCGCTCGACCCGATGCTCGCGACCGGTGGATCCCTCGCGGCTGCGATCACCTACCTCTTCGACCGCGGCGCGACAGAGGTCACCGCGGTGTGCCTGCTCGGTACGCCGGAGGGCGTGCACGCCATCGAGAGCCTCGTGGGGGACCGCGACGTGACGCTCGTGCTCGGCGCACTCGACGAGCGCCTCGACCAGAAGGGCTTCATCGTTCCCGGGCTCGGCGACGCCGGAGACCGCCTCTACGGCACGACGGTATAG
- a CDS encoding TM0106 family RecB-like putative nuclease, whose product MRILRDDARLIWSASDLKAAAECEFAWLRAIDARLGRCAPVDDPADAMLTRAAALGDAHEARTLAAYREAYGDAVIEIERVSSADAGALAEATERTRRAFADPGARVVFQAAFAADDFVGFADFLVRDADGRWRVQDTKLARRARSTALMQLAAYVDQLDTQGVPRADEVDLLLGDGSISTHAADDLLPLFEVRRDRLRALVADRRLGARADAEPVTWGDERGPLQVRACGRCATCDEQVHAHRDVLLVASMRPTQRERLRSAGIMTIDALAAAEQGPDRMNAETFARLRTQARLQLATERDGSAAPLYEIVDPTGFGAMPRPDEGDIFFDFEGDPLHSEATPGGAVVWGLDYLFGWVDVREQYTALWAHDLDAERRALERFCDLVAAQRRAHPGMHIYHYAPYEPTHLAAMAARHGVREADVDRMLRDELFVDLYPIVKNALRVGSRSYSIKKLEPLYMGADVRTQDVQKGDDSIVQYVEARGLIAAGQADAGQRILDDLADYNRYDCVSTRRLRDWLVDRAREAGATPARPDEESQDTYAPSARATALVARADTLRAAADPADPVTDDEAALRLAAAAIDYYPREAKAFWQSHFSRLREPVSLWAETRDVIVTDSPRSAVRDDWHRPDGARSDRRRVELRGAPGPGTRLAVGSRPFALYPVPAPFPATPSNRWIHVPRQVTVVEELEDGAIVEEFAIDGETWNDLPIALTPPSPPVAGAQQQAIDEWADRLLDAGESFPVDAATDILRRVRADHHAGDIADPAPGGEVDAIVRSLLSVPTYLAVQGPPGTGKTYVGSHVIARLVNEHGWRIGVVAQSHAVVENLLDRVVAAGVPPEQVGKAVKDDAREVRFTAVPKTQLAAFQRSASAGVVIGGTAWDLAHPGRVARHSLDLLVVDEAGQFSLASTIAVAQSTRRLLLLGDPQQLPQVSQGTHPAPVDTSALGWLMGDAAVLPSGHGAFLAQTWRLHPSVAQAVSALAYGGKLQARPGTEHRSVAGIEPGVHPVPVVHRGNATESAEEAEQVVRIVRDVVGRDYVDISIDGAQGVTARPARPLTPADVIVVAPYNAQQRLVEQALIEAGFADVRVGTVDRFQGQEAAVAILTLAASSGRDAPRGPEFLLLENRLNVGISRAKVAAYLVFSPGLIDDLPHRGDAVARLSAFVRLTRARGGYTVVP is encoded by the coding sequence ATGCGAATCCTCCGTGACGACGCCCGGCTGATCTGGAGCGCCAGCGATCTCAAAGCTGCAGCCGAATGCGAGTTCGCGTGGCTGCGGGCGATTGACGCGAGGCTGGGTCGCTGCGCCCCCGTCGACGATCCCGCCGATGCCATGCTGACTCGGGCCGCCGCACTGGGCGATGCGCATGAGGCGCGCACGCTCGCCGCCTACCGTGAGGCGTACGGCGACGCGGTCATCGAGATCGAGCGCGTATCGTCGGCCGACGCCGGCGCGCTCGCCGAGGCGACAGAGCGCACGCGGCGCGCATTTGCGGATCCGGGCGCACGCGTCGTCTTCCAGGCGGCGTTCGCGGCCGATGACTTCGTCGGCTTCGCTGACTTCCTCGTGCGCGACGCCGACGGCCGGTGGCGCGTGCAAGACACGAAGCTCGCGCGCAGAGCGCGGTCGACCGCGCTCATGCAGCTGGCGGCATACGTCGATCAGCTCGATACACAAGGCGTGCCGCGCGCAGACGAGGTCGACCTTCTCCTCGGCGACGGGTCGATCTCGACGCACGCTGCCGACGACCTGCTGCCGCTGTTCGAGGTGCGCCGCGACCGCCTCCGCGCGCTCGTCGCCGACCGCCGCCTCGGCGCGCGCGCCGACGCCGAGCCCGTCACCTGGGGAGATGAACGCGGGCCCCTGCAGGTGCGCGCCTGCGGCCGCTGCGCGACGTGCGACGAGCAGGTGCACGCGCACCGCGACGTCCTGCTCGTCGCGAGCATGCGCCCCACGCAGCGGGAGCGGCTGCGCTCGGCCGGCATCATGACGATCGACGCGCTCGCCGCGGCAGAGCAGGGCCCGGATCGCATGAACGCCGAGACGTTCGCGCGGCTGCGCACGCAGGCCCGACTGCAGCTCGCCACGGAGCGCGACGGGAGCGCCGCGCCGCTGTACGAGATCGTGGATCCGACGGGGTTCGGGGCGATGCCGCGCCCCGATGAGGGCGACATCTTCTTCGACTTCGAGGGCGATCCGCTCCACAGCGAAGCGACCCCCGGCGGCGCCGTCGTGTGGGGTCTCGACTACCTGTTCGGGTGGGTCGACGTGCGCGAGCAGTACACCGCGCTGTGGGCGCACGACCTCGACGCCGAGCGCCGCGCGCTCGAGCGTTTCTGCGACCTGGTGGCTGCGCAGCGACGCGCGCATCCGGGCATGCACATCTACCACTACGCGCCCTACGAGCCGACGCACCTGGCGGCGATGGCGGCGCGTCACGGCGTGCGAGAGGCCGACGTCGACCGCATGCTGCGCGACGAGCTGTTCGTCGATCTGTACCCGATCGTGAAGAACGCGCTTCGCGTCGGATCGCGCTCGTACTCGATCAAGAAACTCGAACCGCTCTATATGGGCGCCGACGTGCGCACGCAGGACGTTCAGAAGGGCGACGACTCCATCGTCCAGTACGTCGAGGCGCGTGGTCTGATCGCCGCGGGGCAGGCTGATGCCGGTCAGCGAATCCTCGACGACCTCGCCGACTACAACCGTTACGACTGCGTGTCGACCCGGCGCCTGCGCGATTGGCTGGTCGATCGGGCGCGCGAGGCGGGGGCGACGCCCGCGCGGCCCGACGAGGAGAGCCAGGACACCTACGCGCCCTCGGCCCGGGCGACCGCCCTCGTCGCGCGGGCCGATACGTTGCGCGCGGCCGCCGATCCCGCGGATCCGGTGACCGACGACGAAGCCGCACTGCGCCTGGCCGCTGCCGCGATCGACTATTACCCGCGCGAGGCGAAGGCGTTCTGGCAGTCGCACTTCTCGCGCTTGCGCGAGCCCGTCTCCCTCTGGGCGGAGACGCGCGATGTGATCGTCACGGACAGCCCGCGCAGCGCCGTTCGCGACGACTGGCACCGACCCGACGGCGCCCGCTCTGACCGCCGTCGCGTCGAGCTGCGCGGCGCGCCGGGGCCGGGGACCCGACTGGCGGTCGGATCGCGCCCGTTCGCGCTGTATCCGGTGCCCGCGCCGTTCCCCGCGACCCCGTCGAATCGGTGGATCCACGTGCCGCGCCAGGTGACCGTCGTCGAGGAACTCGAGGACGGCGCGATCGTCGAGGAGTTCGCGATCGACGGCGAGACGTGGAACGACCTCCCGATCGCGCTGACGCCGCCGTCACCGCCCGTGGCCGGCGCACAGCAGCAGGCGATCGACGAGTGGGCAGACCGGCTCCTCGACGCGGGGGAGTCCTTCCCCGTCGACGCCGCGACCGACATCTTGCGTCGCGTGCGGGCTGATCACCATGCGGGGGACATCGCCGACCCGGCGCCCGGAGGCGAGGTCGACGCGATCGTGCGATCGCTCCTCAGCGTGCCGACCTACCTCGCCGTGCAGGGGCCGCCCGGCACCGGCAAGACATACGTCGGGTCGCACGTCATCGCGCGCCTCGTGAACGAGCACGGGTGGCGAATCGGGGTCGTGGCACAGTCGCACGCGGTGGTGGAGAACCTGCTCGACCGCGTCGTGGCCGCCGGCGTCCCGCCCGAACAGGTTGGCAAGGCGGTGAAGGACGACGCCCGTGAGGTGCGTTTCACCGCGGTGCCCAAGACCCAGCTTGCCGCCTTCCAACGGTCGGCTTCCGCTGGCGTCGTGATCGGCGGCACGGCCTGGGATCTCGCGCACCCGGGGCGCGTCGCGCGACACAGCCTCGACCTGCTCGTCGTCGACGAGGCCGGACAGTTCTCGCTCGCCTCGACGATCGCCGTCGCGCAGTCGACGAGACGACTTCTGCTGCTCGGCGACCCGCAGCAGCTGCCACAGGTCAGCCAGGGCACGCACCCGGCACCCGTCGACACCTCGGCGCTGGGATGGCTGATGGGCGACGCCGCCGTGCTGCCGAGCGGCCACGGCGCGTTCCTCGCGCAGACGTGGCGATTGCACCCGAGCGTCGCGCAGGCGGTGTCGGCGCTGGCATACGGCGGCAAGCTGCAGGCTCGCCCCGGAACCGAACACCGCTCAGTGGCCGGCATCGAGCCGGGCGTGCACCCGGTCCCCGTGGTGCACCGGGGGAACGCGACCGAGTCCGCCGAAGAGGCGGAGCAGGTCGTCCGGATCGTGCGCGATGTCGTCGGCCGCGACTACGTCGACATCTCGATCGACGGCGCACAGGGGGTGACGGCGCGCCCGGCGCGGCCGCTGACGCCAGCCGACGTGATCGTCGTCGCCCCCTACAACGCTCAGCAGAGACTCGTTGAACAGGCGCTCATCGAGGCCGGCTTCGCCGACGTGCGCGTCGGCACCGTCGACCGATTCCAGGGGCAGGAGGCCGCCGTCGCGATCCTCACGCTCGCAGCGTCCTCCGGTCGAGACGCGCCGCGCGGGCCGGAGTTCCTCCTGCTCGAGAACCGCCTCAACGTCGGCATCAGCCGCGCAAAGGTGGCGGCGTATCTCGTGTTCAGTCCGGGGCTCATCGACGATCTGCCCCACCGTGGCGACGCGGTCGCACGGCTCAGCGCGTTCGTGCGGCTGACGCGTGCGCGCGGCGGCTATACCGTCGTGCCGTAG